In Mycolicibacterium mucogenicum DSM 44124, the following are encoded in one genomic region:
- the purM gene encoding phosphoribosylformylglycinamidine cyclo-ligase, which yields MTSQDERAESIGASYASAGVDIEAGDRAVELFKPHAKKATRPEVRGGLGGFAGLFGLKAGYREPLLASSTDGVGTKLAVAQAMDKHDTVGIDLVAMVVDDLVVCGAEPLFLQDYIAVGRTVPERVAEIVSGIAEGCVQAGCALLGGETAEHPGLMEPDHYDISATGVGVVEADDLLGPENVRPGDVIIAMAATGLHSNGYSLARKVLLEIDRMSLSGHVEEFGRTLGEELLEPTRIYAKDCLALAAETQVRTFCHVTGGGLAGNLERVIPHGLTAEMDRGTWTPAPVFQMIAQRGRVERAEMEKTFNMGVGMVAVVAPEDTDRALAILTARHLDCWTLGTVNKGGKSSVRAELVGQHPRF from the coding sequence ATGACTAGCCAGGATGAGCGAGCTGAATCGATTGGCGCCTCCTACGCTTCGGCGGGGGTTGACATCGAGGCAGGCGATCGCGCCGTCGAATTGTTCAAGCCCCACGCCAAGAAGGCCACCCGCCCCGAGGTACGAGGCGGCCTCGGAGGTTTTGCCGGGCTGTTCGGCCTGAAAGCCGGGTACCGCGAGCCACTGCTGGCTTCGTCGACCGACGGTGTGGGCACCAAACTCGCGGTGGCGCAGGCCATGGACAAGCACGACACCGTCGGCATCGACCTCGTCGCGATGGTCGTGGACGACCTCGTGGTGTGTGGCGCCGAGCCGCTGTTCCTACAGGACTACATCGCCGTGGGCCGCACCGTGCCCGAGCGGGTGGCCGAGATCGTCTCGGGCATCGCCGAAGGCTGTGTGCAGGCAGGCTGTGCGCTGCTGGGCGGTGAGACCGCCGAGCACCCGGGCCTGATGGAGCCCGACCACTACGACATCTCCGCGACAGGCGTCGGCGTCGTCGAGGCCGACGACCTGCTGGGCCCCGAGAACGTCCGCCCCGGCGACGTGATCATCGCCATGGCTGCCACCGGCCTGCACTCCAACGGCTACTCGCTGGCCCGCAAGGTGCTGCTCGAGATCGACCGCATGAGCCTGTCGGGCCACGTCGAGGAGTTCGGCCGCACGCTCGGTGAAGAACTGCTGGAGCCGACGCGCATCTACGCCAAGGACTGCCTGGCGCTGGCCGCCGAGACCCAGGTTCGTACCTTCTGCCACGTCACCGGTGGTGGGCTGGCCGGAAACCTGGAACGCGTCATTCCGCACGGCCTGACCGCCGAGATGGACCGCGGTACCTGGACGCCGGCACCGGTGTTCCAAATGATCGCCCAGCGCGGCCGCGTGGAGCGTGCCGAAATGGAGAAGACGTTCAATATGGGTGTCGGCATGGTCGCCGTCGTCGCGCCGGAGGACACCGACCGCGCGCTGGCGATTCTGACGGCCCGGCACCTGGACTGCTGGACTCTGGGCACCGTCAACAAGGGTGGCAAGAGCAGCGTTCGCGCCGAGTTGGTGGGCCAGCACCCGCGCTTCTGA
- a CDS encoding DoxX family protein, which produces MGFVASQLSESPDTPVLDPVTADATRPWSSVTKIAFRFCFLYFGLFCVLFAQITFAFFGIVGEFLPKLAVMWQMTVLGPPLQWIGREVFGVDAVLHQDSGSGDQTVVWVMVFTLAVVAAVGTAVWTLLDRQRPDYARLSAWFLTFVRLCVAGQMLFYGFAKLVPTQMPSPPPSALLRSFGDFSPASVLWLQVGSSHPYEMTLGAVEVLAGLLMFLPRTATLGTLLGLASMAQVFLLNMTFDVPVKILSGHLLLMSLVLLAPQLRRLTDLFVLQRPSEPVSQPPLFSSERANRRAATAQAVLGLWVLVGCVFASWQAWHAYGGGKAKPELYGIWSVREFSVDGKPVPPLTTDQTRWQRVVFETDGALTYQRMNGELVDAPATVKSDTITVSEPGGAALAELKVSRPSDRQLQLTGTLHGRPVQIALDQVDLDQFTLRNRGFHWVQEYPFFK; this is translated from the coding sequence ATGGGTTTCGTGGCCAGTCAATTATCAGAGAGTCCTGATACTCCCGTCCTCGATCCCGTCACCGCCGACGCGACCCGGCCATGGTCGAGCGTGACGAAGATCGCATTCAGATTCTGCTTTCTGTACTTCGGCCTGTTCTGTGTGTTGTTCGCGCAGATCACTTTTGCCTTCTTCGGGATCGTGGGCGAGTTCCTGCCGAAGCTCGCGGTGATGTGGCAGATGACTGTGCTGGGCCCGCCGCTGCAGTGGATCGGCCGCGAGGTGTTCGGCGTCGACGCGGTGCTGCACCAAGACTCGGGCAGTGGCGACCAGACCGTGGTGTGGGTGATGGTGTTCACCCTGGCGGTCGTCGCGGCCGTCGGGACCGCGGTGTGGACGCTGCTGGACCGGCAGCGGCCCGACTACGCGCGACTGTCGGCGTGGTTCCTGACATTCGTGCGCTTGTGCGTCGCCGGGCAGATGCTGTTCTACGGGTTCGCCAAACTGGTGCCCACCCAGATGCCGTCGCCGCCGCCGTCCGCGCTGCTGCGGTCGTTCGGCGACTTCAGTCCGGCCTCCGTGCTGTGGTTGCAGGTGGGCAGCTCGCATCCGTACGAGATGACACTCGGCGCCGTCGAGGTGCTGGCCGGATTGCTGATGTTCCTGCCCCGCACCGCGACGCTGGGGACGCTGCTCGGGCTGGCCAGCATGGCCCAGGTGTTCCTGTTGAACATGACGTTCGACGTGCCGGTCAAGATCCTCTCCGGCCATCTGCTGTTGATGAGCCTGGTGCTGCTCGCCCCGCAGCTGCGCCGGCTGACGGACCTGTTCGTCCTGCAGCGCCCGTCGGAGCCGGTCAGCCAACCCCCGCTGTTCAGCTCTGAGCGGGCCAATCGCAGAGCGGCCACCGCGCAGGCCGTGCTGGGTCTCTGGGTGCTGGTCGGATGCGTCTTCGCGAGCTGGCAGGCGTGGCACGCCTACGGCGGCGGCAAGGCCAAGCCCGAGCTGTACGGCATCTGGTCGGTCCGGGAGTTCAGCGTGGACGGCAAGCCGGTGCCGCCGCTGACGACGGATCAAACCCGTTGGCAACGCGTCGTTTTCGAGACGGACGGCGCGCTGACGTACCAGCGGATGAACGGCGAACTGGTCGACGCCCCGGCCACCGTCAAGTCCGACACCATCACGGTGTCCGAACCCGGCGGCGCGGCACTGGCCGAGCTTAAAGTGTCACGGCCGTCGGACCGGCAGCTGCAACTGACCGGCACGCTGCACGGCCGCCCGGTTCAGATCGCCCTCGATCAGGTCGACCTCGATCAATTCACCTTGCGCAACAGGGGTTTTCACTGGGTGCAGGAATACCCGTTCTTCAAGTGA
- a CDS encoding aldehyde dehydrogenase family protein encodes MTAATELLAKHRMSIGGQARDSASGEVIEIRDKFDGHLIGTVPAGTIADAQDALDAAVAGAETWSATPAFRRAAILKTAAAQIRADRAQLSAMLSAENGKTIADARLEIDTTARIFDGFAEESLRLFGQTIPLDIQDGLQSDLMLTVREPLGVMVGIVPFNFPAELYAHKVGAALAAGNAMIVKPPEDDPIVTVMLTEILHRAGVPGAALQLVTGYGHVVGAHLAGSPDIAAVTFTGSTAVGAVIAAAAGRNVVRVFLELSGNDAFIVCDDADLDTAVDHAVAGRTYANGQVCVATKRIMVVQSRYQEFVDRLRERVAALRVGDQRGETTDVGPLISVEAARTVERQIHEAVEQGARVLVGGTRRGALIDPTLLEIDTRVGIATDEEIFGPVFSVLAVDNLDEAIELANASQFGLNAAVFTNDVTQAIRAGRRIKAGIVSVNGGNTYRPDVAAFGGYKKSGLGREGIAYTLDEFTQIKSIVLRGVLAD; translated from the coding sequence ATGACCGCAGCAACGGAACTGCTCGCCAAACACCGGATGTCGATCGGTGGTCAGGCGCGCGACAGCGCCTCCGGTGAGGTCATCGAGATCCGCGACAAGTTCGACGGCCACCTCATCGGCACCGTGCCGGCGGGCACGATCGCCGACGCGCAGGACGCCCTCGACGCGGCCGTGGCAGGTGCCGAAACCTGGTCGGCAACACCGGCTTTCCGTCGCGCCGCCATCCTCAAGACCGCCGCGGCGCAGATCCGGGCCGACCGCGCGCAACTGAGCGCGATGCTGTCGGCGGAGAACGGCAAGACCATCGCCGACGCGAGGCTGGAGATCGACACCACCGCCCGCATCTTCGACGGCTTCGCCGAGGAGTCCCTGCGGCTGTTCGGGCAGACCATCCCGCTCGACATTCAGGACGGGCTGCAATCGGACCTCATGCTCACGGTGCGTGAGCCGCTCGGCGTCATGGTGGGCATCGTCCCGTTCAACTTCCCGGCCGAGCTGTACGCGCACAAGGTGGGCGCCGCGCTCGCCGCGGGCAACGCCATGATCGTCAAGCCGCCGGAGGACGACCCGATCGTGACGGTGATGCTCACCGAGATCCTGCACCGGGCCGGAGTGCCCGGCGCTGCACTGCAATTGGTCACCGGCTATGGCCATGTCGTCGGCGCGCACCTGGCCGGCAGCCCCGACATCGCGGCGGTCACGTTCACCGGCAGCACGGCGGTGGGCGCCGTCATCGCCGCCGCCGCGGGCCGCAACGTCGTGCGCGTCTTCCTCGAACTCAGCGGCAACGACGCCTTCATCGTCTGCGACGATGCCGACCTGGACACGGCCGTCGACCATGCCGTCGCGGGGCGCACCTACGCCAACGGACAGGTGTGCGTGGCCACCAAGCGCATCATGGTCGTCCAGTCCCGCTATCAGGAGTTCGTGGACCGCCTGCGCGAGCGGGTCGCGGCGCTACGGGTCGGCGATCAGCGCGGCGAAACCACCGATGTCGGTCCGCTCATCAGCGTCGAGGCGGCCCGGACCGTCGAACGGCAGATCCACGAGGCCGTCGAGCAGGGCGCGCGCGTGCTGGTCGGTGGCACGCGGCGCGGCGCCTTAATCGACCCCACGCTGCTGGAGATCGACACGCGCGTCGGCATCGCCACCGACGAAGAAATCTTCGGGCCGGTCTTCTCGGTGCTCGCCGTCGACAACCTCGACGAGGCGATCGAACTCGCCAACGCCTCCCAATTCGGGCTCAATGCAGCGGTTTTCACCAACGACGTCACACAGGCCATCCGCGCCGGCCGGCGCATCAAGGCCGGCATCGTCTCGGTCAACGGCGGCAACACCTACCGGCCCGACGTGGCCGCGTTCGGCGGCTACAAGAAGAGCGGCCTGGGGCGTGAAGGGATCGCCTACACGCTCGACGAATTCACCCAGATCAAGAGCATCGTGCTGCGGGGCGTGCTCGCCGACTGA
- a CDS encoding sterol carrier family protein gives MAGRKAPDPAATRAAVLLVADWLRDEQTETPPRAAIAEAVRLTARTLAAVAPGASVEVRVPPFVAVQCISGLSHTRGNPPNVVETDPRTWLRLATGLLSLDDAAGAIEMSGSRAREIGPWLPLVDL, from the coding sequence GTGGCCGGGCGTAAGGCGCCCGACCCGGCGGCGACGCGCGCGGCGGTGTTGCTGGTGGCCGACTGGCTGCGGGACGAGCAGACCGAGACGCCGCCGCGCGCCGCGATCGCCGAGGCCGTCCGGCTGACGGCCCGCACGCTGGCGGCCGTCGCACCGGGCGCCAGCGTCGAGGTCCGCGTCCCGCCATTCGTTGCGGTGCAGTGCATTTCGGGCCTCAGTCACACCCGCGGTAATCCGCCCAACGTGGTGGAGACGGACCCGCGCACCTGGCTGCGGCTGGCCACTGGGCTGTTGTCGCTCGACGACGCGGCGGGCGCCATCGAGATGTCCGGGTCACGGGCGCGGGAGATCGGCCCGTGGCTGCCACTGGTCGACCTGTAG
- a CDS encoding Lrp/AsnC family transcriptional regulator — protein sequence MQRYEDDRVGEVKTDEIDELLLWELTTNGRRTNNELARKAGIAPSTCHARIKRLEQLGVIRSINAFVDYEALGFPVQAIVFVRLPASARDQVKSYASRVIRFPQVLNVFHMGGPDDFLIHVACTSTSQLRDFVATKLSSGPVAATTTSIMFDHYIGVQHMEYVSGYDEMRRPIR from the coding sequence ATGCAACGGTATGAGGACGACCGGGTCGGAGAGGTCAAGACCGACGAGATCGACGAGTTGTTGCTCTGGGAGCTGACCACCAACGGGCGGCGCACCAACAACGAGTTGGCCCGCAAGGCGGGGATCGCGCCGTCGACCTGCCATGCCCGGATCAAGCGGCTCGAGCAGCTCGGTGTGATCCGCTCGATAAACGCCTTCGTGGACTACGAGGCCCTCGGATTCCCGGTGCAGGCAATCGTTTTCGTGCGGCTGCCGGCGTCGGCGCGTGATCAGGTCAAGAGCTACGCCAGCCGCGTGATCCGGTTTCCCCAGGTGCTCAACGTGTTTCACATGGGCGGGCCGGACGACTTCCTGATTCACGTGGCCTGCACGTCGACCAGTCAGCTGCGCGACTTCGTCGCGACCAAGCTCAGTTCCGGGCCCGTCGCGGCCACGACCACCAGCATCATGTTCGACCACTACATCGGGGTCCAGCACATGGAATACGTCAGCGGTTACGACGAGATGCGTCGGCCGATCCGGTAA
- a CDS encoding transketolase family protein produces MTETQDQAEIFGGGATELRDKRSFDGSDVSSIPAFVFGEELADLADHDPRVVVLTADLASANRATDFSARHPNRFFNMGIAEKGMITSAAGMASCGYVPFAATFASFSALLCAEQIRTDCAYPRMPVRIVGHHSGMSMGFYGTSHHALEDLGVLRTFAELTVVCATDANHLRAILRASVDHPGAMYIRLGRGRDPEVYPTVPDLTFGKAIRLRDGHDLTIIATGSEVHPALEAAAILADEGIRTRVIDMHTVAPLDIDEVLAAAHETGAILTVEEHNVTNGLGSAVAEALFLNGAPAVRFAKHGVPDEYIPVGPPAALYAKYRLDAPGVAAVARELLR; encoded by the coding sequence ATGACCGAAACCCAGGACCAGGCAGAGATTTTCGGCGGCGGTGCCACCGAACTGCGCGACAAGCGATCGTTCGACGGCAGCGACGTCAGTTCGATCCCCGCGTTCGTGTTCGGTGAGGAACTGGCCGACCTGGCCGACCACGATCCGCGCGTCGTCGTGCTGACGGCCGATCTGGCGAGCGCCAACCGGGCCACCGATTTCTCGGCGCGCCATCCCAACCGGTTCTTCAACATGGGCATCGCCGAGAAGGGCATGATCACGTCCGCGGCCGGTATGGCCTCGTGCGGCTACGTGCCGTTCGCCGCGACGTTCGCGTCGTTCTCAGCGCTGCTGTGTGCCGAGCAGATCCGCACCGACTGCGCGTACCCGCGGATGCCCGTGCGGATCGTCGGGCACCACTCGGGCATGTCGATGGGGTTCTACGGCACCAGCCACCACGCGCTGGAAGACCTTGGCGTGCTGCGCACTTTCGCCGAGCTGACCGTCGTCTGCGCGACCGATGCCAACCACCTGCGCGCGATCCTGCGGGCGTCGGTCGACCACCCGGGCGCGATGTACATCCGGCTGGGCCGCGGCCGTGACCCCGAGGTCTACCCGACTGTGCCCGACCTCACCTTCGGCAAGGCCATCCGGCTGCGCGACGGCCACGACCTGACCATCATCGCCACCGGCAGCGAGGTCCACCCGGCACTGGAGGCCGCGGCGATCCTGGCGGACGAAGGCATCAGGACCCGCGTCATCGACATGCACACCGTCGCGCCGCTCGACATCGACGAGGTACTCGCCGCCGCGCATGAGACCGGCGCCATCCTCACCGTCGAGGAACACAACGTCACCAATGGACTGGGATCCGCGGTCGCCGAAGCGCTGTTCCTGAACGGCGCGCCCGCCGTGCGGTTCGCCAAACACGGTGTGCCCGACGAATACATCCCCGTCGGTCCCCCGGCGGCGCTGTACGCCAAGTACCGGCTGGACGCGCCCGGTGTCGCGGCGGTGGCCCGGGAGCTGTTGCGATGA
- the purF gene encoding amidophosphoribosyltransferase → MVTEQTENEPREECGVFGVWAPGEDVAKLTYYGLYALQHRGQEAAGIAVADGSQILVFKDLGLVSQVFDEQTLAAMHGHVAVGHCRYSTTGSTTWENAQPVFRNTAAGTGVALGHNGNLVNTAELAARAREDGLINARGHVAATTDSDILGALLAHGAADSSLEQSALELLPQVRGAFCLTFMDENTLYAARDPHGVRPLSLGRLDRGWVVASETAALDIVGASFVRDIEPGELLAIDADGVRSTRFANPEPKSCVFEYVYLARPDSTIAGRSVHAARVDIGRRLAQEKPVDADLVIGVPESGVPAAVGYAQGSGIPFGQGLMKNAYVGRTFIQPSQTIRQLGIRLKLNPLKEVIRGKRLIVVDDSIVRGNTQRALVRMLREAGAVEVHVRIASPPVKWPCFYGIDFATPAELIANAKSTEASEDEMLEAVRHAIGADSLGYISRQGMIAATEQPASRLCAACFDGNYPIELPGEAALGKNVVEHMLASAARTGLPLTADNDNASALRRP, encoded by the coding sequence ATCGTGACCGAACAGACCGAGAACGAGCCACGCGAGGAATGCGGCGTATTCGGGGTCTGGGCCCCTGGCGAGGACGTGGCAAAGCTCACGTACTACGGCCTTTATGCGCTGCAGCACAGAGGGCAGGAAGCGGCAGGCATCGCCGTTGCCGACGGATCTCAAATCCTGGTGTTCAAGGACCTCGGCCTGGTCAGTCAGGTGTTCGACGAGCAGACCCTGGCCGCCATGCACGGCCACGTCGCCGTCGGGCACTGCCGCTACTCGACCACCGGCTCCACGACGTGGGAGAACGCGCAGCCGGTGTTCCGCAACACCGCCGCCGGCACCGGCGTCGCACTCGGCCACAACGGCAACCTGGTCAACACCGCCGAACTGGCGGCCCGGGCCCGCGAAGACGGCCTGATCAACGCGCGTGGCCATGTCGCCGCCACCACCGACTCCGACATCCTGGGCGCCCTGCTGGCGCACGGCGCCGCCGACTCGAGCCTGGAACAGTCCGCGCTGGAACTGCTGCCGCAGGTTCGCGGCGCGTTCTGCCTGACCTTCATGGACGAGAACACCCTCTACGCCGCGCGTGACCCGCACGGCGTCCGTCCGCTGTCCCTGGGCCGGCTGGACCGCGGCTGGGTCGTCGCCTCCGAGACCGCCGCACTGGACATCGTCGGCGCCTCGTTCGTCCGCGACATCGAGCCCGGTGAGCTGCTGGCCATCGACGCCGACGGTGTGCGCTCCACCCGGTTCGCCAACCCCGAGCCCAAGAGCTGCGTCTTCGAATACGTCTACCTGGCCCGTCCGGACAGCACCATCGCCGGCCGTTCGGTCCACGCCGCGCGCGTCGACATCGGCCGCCGGCTGGCCCAGGAGAAGCCCGTCGACGCCGACCTGGTCATCGGGGTGCCCGAATCGGGCGTGCCCGCGGCCGTCGGCTACGCGCAGGGCTCGGGTATCCCGTTCGGTCAGGGCCTCATGAAGAACGCCTACGTCGGGCGCACCTTCATCCAGCCGTCGCAGACCATCCGTCAGCTCGGCATCCGGCTCAAGCTCAACCCGCTGAAGGAAGTCATCCGCGGCAAGCGGCTGATCGTCGTCGACGACTCGATCGTCCGCGGCAACACCCAGCGCGCCCTGGTCCGCATGCTGCGGGAGGCCGGCGCCGTCGAGGTGCACGTGCGCATCGCGTCGCCGCCGGTGAAGTGGCCGTGTTTCTACGGCATCGACTTCGCCACCCCCGCCGAGCTGATCGCCAACGCCAAGAGCACCGAGGCCAGCGAGGACGAGATGCTGGAGGCGGTCCGGCACGCGATCGGCGCCGACTCGCTCGGCTACATCAGCCGGCAGGGCATGATCGCCGCCACCGAACAGCCCGCTTCCCGACTGTGCGCGGCCTGCTTCGACGGCAACTACCCGATCGAACTGCCAGGTGAAGCTGCCCTCGGCAAGAACGTCGTCGAGCACATGCTGGCGTCGGCGGCCCGCACCGGCCTGCCGCTGACCGCCGACAACGACAACGCCTCAGCCCTGCGCCGCCCCTGA
- a CDS encoding aminotransferase class III-fold pyridoxal phosphate-dependent enzyme — translation MIDHNDTALTKRARLVVPGGMYGHMNARSFSATLPQYMASGDGCRITDTDGNTYLDFMCGWGPVVLGHRNPAVQQAVSEQIAKGDCLNGAAPVMVELAELLVDTVAHADWAMLAKNGTDATTACVTIARAATGRRKVLIAHGAYHGAVPWCTPVTAGVTREDRAHLDYFEYNDLDSLRAAVDRAGDDLAAVIVCPFRHDVFRDQELADPLFAKGLRELCDRAGAALILDDVRCGFRLDLAGSWEPLGVRPDLSAWSKAIANGYALAAVTGTDTLREAAGSIYATGSFWYSAVSMAAALATIRELRDTDAMQRMFDSGQRLRDGLAAQARAHGFEVVQTGPVQMPLLRFAGDDDFSQTRLWCDEAGARGVYLHPYHNWFLSAAHTTADIDDALDRTDDAFAALARR, via the coding sequence ATGATCGACCACAACGACACCGCCCTGACCAAACGGGCCCGGCTCGTCGTTCCCGGCGGCATGTACGGGCACATGAACGCGCGGTCGTTCTCGGCCACGCTGCCGCAGTACATGGCCTCGGGCGACGGCTGCCGCATAACCGACACCGACGGCAACACATATCTGGATTTCATGTGCGGCTGGGGCCCAGTTGTCCTGGGTCATCGCAATCCTGCTGTGCAGCAAGCAGTTTCGGAACAGATCGCCAAGGGTGACTGCCTCAACGGCGCCGCTCCGGTGATGGTGGAACTCGCCGAACTGCTCGTCGACACCGTCGCCCACGCCGACTGGGCGATGCTCGCCAAGAACGGCACCGACGCCACCACCGCGTGCGTGACGATCGCGCGCGCGGCGACCGGGCGGCGCAAGGTGCTCATCGCCCACGGCGCGTATCACGGTGCGGTGCCGTGGTGCACCCCCGTGACGGCGGGGGTGACCCGGGAGGATCGGGCGCATCTCGACTACTTCGAGTACAACGACCTCGATTCCCTGCGCGCCGCCGTCGACCGCGCCGGCGACGATCTGGCCGCCGTCATCGTCTGCCCGTTCCGGCACGACGTGTTCCGCGATCAGGAGCTGGCCGATCCGTTGTTCGCCAAGGGGTTACGCGAGCTGTGCGACCGCGCCGGCGCCGCGCTGATCCTCGACGACGTCCGTTGCGGCTTCCGGCTGGATCTTGCGGGTAGTTGGGAACCGCTGGGCGTGCGCCCCGACCTGTCGGCGTGGTCCAAGGCCATCGCCAACGGCTATGCGCTGGCTGCGGTTACGGGCACCGACACGTTGAGAGAAGCGGCCGGCAGCATCTACGCCACGGGATCCTTCTGGTACTCCGCGGTGTCGATGGCGGCCGCGCTGGCGACCATCCGGGAACTGCGCGACACCGACGCGATGCAGCGCATGTTCGACTCCGGCCAACGCCTGCGCGACGGGCTCGCCGCCCAGGCCCGCGCGCACGGGTTCGAGGTCGTGCAGACGGGGCCGGTGCAGATGCCGCTGCTGCGGTTCGCCGGTGACGACGACTTCAGCCAGACCCGACTGTGGTGCGACGAGGCCGGCGCCCGTGGCGTCTACCTGCACCCGTACCACAACTGGTTCCTCAGCGCGGCCCACACGACCGCGGACATCGACGACGCGCTCGACCGCACCGACGACGCCTTCGCGGCATTGGCCCGGCGATGA
- a CDS encoding transketolase, producing the protein MIPPTGTPGRAAALEQVVDRAKFIRLETVRLSRIAGAGHYTSSFSAAELFATLYYSVLKYRPAEPKWADRDRFVLSKGHAAIGLYPVLADVGFFPPSALDDYTRLGSSFGDHPDMKKIPGIDFSSGSLGHGLSISVGMAFAGRVGGRPYRTFCMLGDGELHEGQIWEAANAAGHYRLGKLVAIVDRNQLCIDGFTDDVMSVEPIEDRFAAFGWQTHRVDGHDPAALLDLFGALPDKPDGPPQLIVADTVKGRGVQLMEYNPDWHVGNLVGADYDDVIAELQAGLRPLEAAK; encoded by the coding sequence ATGATTCCACCAACGGGAACGCCCGGCCGGGCGGCCGCACTGGAGCAAGTCGTCGACCGGGCGAAGTTCATCCGGCTCGAGACCGTGCGACTGTCCCGGATCGCCGGCGCCGGCCACTACACGTCGTCCTTCTCGGCCGCCGAACTGTTCGCGACGCTGTACTACTCGGTCCTGAAATACCGCCCGGCAGAACCGAAATGGGCCGACCGTGACCGCTTCGTCCTCAGCAAGGGCCACGCCGCCATCGGCCTGTACCCCGTGCTGGCCGATGTCGGCTTCTTCCCGCCGTCGGCGCTCGACGACTACACGCGCCTGGGCAGCTCGTTCGGCGACCACCCCGACATGAAGAAGATCCCGGGTATCGATTTCAGCTCGGGCTCACTCGGCCACGGCCTGTCCATCTCCGTCGGTATGGCCTTCGCCGGACGGGTCGGCGGCCGCCCGTACCGCACGTTCTGCATGCTGGGCGACGGCGAGCTGCACGAGGGCCAGATCTGGGAGGCCGCCAACGCCGCGGGGCACTACCGCCTCGGAAAGCTGGTCGCCATAGTCGACCGCAATCAGTTGTGCATCGACGGCTTCACCGATGACGTGATGAGCGTCGAGCCCATCGAAGACCGCTTCGCCGCGTTCGGCTGGCAGACCCACCGCGTCGACGGGCACGACCCCGCCGCGCTGCTGGATTTGTTCGGCGCCCTGCCCGACAAACCCGACGGCCCACCACAACTCATCGTTGCCGACACGGTCAAGGGCCGCGGCGTGCAGCTCATGGAATACAACCCCGATTGGCACGTCGGCAACCTCGTCGGCGCCGACTACGACGACGTGATCGCGGAACTGCAGGCCGGCCTGCGTCCGCTGGAGGCAGCGAAATGA
- a CDS encoding DUF3073 domain-containing protein, protein MGRGRAKAKQTKVARDLKYSSPQTDFGRLQRELSNDSVGYSTSAFDDDLGDDDSDDEPAGRWAVPEDDWRH, encoded by the coding sequence ATGGGCCGCGGCCGAGCAAAGGCGAAGCAGACCAAGGTTGCTCGAGACCTTAAGTACAGCTCACCGCAGACCGATTTCGGTCGGCTGCAACGAGAGCTCTCGAACGACTCCGTTGGTTACAGCACAAGTGCCTTCGATGACGACCTGGGCGACGACGACTCGGACGACGAGCCTGCCGGTCGCTGGGCCGTGCCCGAAGACGACTGGCGTCACTAG